A genomic stretch from Caloenas nicobarica isolate bCalNic1 chromosome 3, bCalNic1.hap1, whole genome shotgun sequence includes:
- the LOC135987780 gene encoding cullin-9-like isoform X7: MVNERHNGNLLVHLGPKLQAYPQELLRQRRGRDGQPEYLIQWSVVSLEEGAVGGDGASCAETKPENISMWMSAEEVCASCPTLLGKRKLEGQWVKEEKAASPFAADVPLDEASLLEMKADVRSLVQRARRQMGESGAPESFILNTIHILSAYASIGSLVGAFKETGALDLLMKMLCHKEKQIRHSASKMLRALASHDAGSRAYVLLSLSQQDGIEQHMDFDSRYTLLELFAETTSSEEHHMSFEGIHIPQIPGKLLFVLVKHYLCVTSLLDKLSSDVEQGGQQQDCTVPSLLPEERSRVKQEFEFSMAMANLILELAHVMGWDHSHKPEPLPGQELQPRTTRSIFQHGATSCTAAQMPGLSSNHGPHKKQGRAFLTPSDFADRSGYVEYLRANLLRGMRVRLLEDCGDVRAGEEGECLQSTNSMHTVQVLWQSTGRTYWVHRHMLEIICFGDQWEDPAAQEKECSLIESSNLDTVAQPFFCKPFEGLYSLPYLGEQPSKASEALSRAEWWELLFFVKKLEAQGQKEITCLIQQDQEEQLSKVDEEALIQLSVPAELAQKVLQVLEKRCQGSTQRNLRGSHIYAKYFLGRRAEQEGRVSTAVSLEGAGCRSNGPETTVAKAAKEELSTSTVPPQALTAVAKSDSQLFSELLEREGLFFPEVPEEQIRVLGSSDEASERGSLAKMAAVVDVIQSSSSELGLCLAGLKHIMKILEEEPEPEPRVGKVQAGLGTRSVGEKLVKVVVELLSTEVAEKALVVVTLRLLAMLMVKYDWRVAFATEGGVCAVLASMQQHASSALVQQAGLVALKVLVGAVAGEPGGASGKILPLNQADAQMMREIFASIGSASSEGSASLLSAIPAAVSTMQRVPGGSSGVQNGLLVVNMLIDGHRGLAEQLLSCDLHTVLQSCWWDRQSTGCPQAMLALSAINRLAEHRLPLRLEMAGREVPLGLGDVQTLLGSLGDNSTLSKEVVVVLERQLCAEGPVPSGEAAQLLQDHGCFRLLLRSLKLLGTEKAMSLSILRILNKFLEGYQEDVLPWHECVEPCLFSLSAHSSDGEQVVQEVVGFLHRLASASKDCAVVMCRAGSREALAKALDKHHTAPSQAPALLDLVTDCEKYSSLCRKLTTSILAGCIQLVLGQIEEHRRSQQPISIPFFDVFLRNLCRGSSVEVKEDKCWEKVQVSSNPHRASKLTDRNPKTYWESNGSTGSHFITVHMQCGVLVREMSMLVASEDSSYMPARVVVLGGDSPTTIRTELNAVTILPSDSRVVLLENMTRFWPVIQIRVKRCQQGGIDTRVRGIEVLGPKPTFWPVFREQLCWRTFLSYTVQAHAWCQEICQDRGRLLQLFGSCCCRLNQALRHEQGFADRFLPDDEAAQALGRTCWEALVSPLVQSITSPDPDGISALAWLLREYLESVELPRRATSRSAVFGSRVRRLTQLLVHVDPSSTEPEEARAAGGQERKNKEVPARAAKAAVEGSSSLWGISQCWRGVVQQQVQGFLEVAGEAPDFVERYCGLYQRLRGATEELFGQQAAFMLALGQGFGGALLQLSFLATLHVSEQFARYLDRQIQELQGAAGSVGPMQQLQQILEPFVVFSGLELAHTFEHFYRHYLGDRLLAQGSSWLEGAVVEQIGLCFPSRFPQEMLRNLAESEELQQQFYLFRLQEQDKWLLELDTGLDEVLGTASVADVPEVKVLALSPRCWPVSPFCYMDEPGRFFSAALRSPLDEFAAFCRQSQSQLGWERLKPRRLQWTWLGHAELQFGDCVLHVSTLQMYILLCFNSAEEVAVEALLQATGLPAELLHHALTPLTHSEGVLVRSCTPGGVLQLNQAALACASGRHLRLLPQQRYLRVEKADVSTLERKRNVLCCLITRILKVEKQLHIDNLVFRVIDACQKGELCPGLQFLSFFCHSVDVLSCVLHLLNQGYLRRQEERPHVLEYISAEPTTPLGGQAQMVFQSRPPEASLDDGDTDCLYRWNVDFLIQCYVENPETLLISSGLQVQDAQPPPSPGTHCPVCVNQLCPTEKPPTLCCMHYCCKPCWSEYLATRIEQNMVVSCTCPISECCAQPTAAFICSIISSEEIIAKYEKALLRGYVECCSNLTWCTNPQGCDQILLKDGLGYGAACSKCSWISCFSCNFPEAHYPASCSHMSQWVDDNGYYEGMTSEAQSKHLAKLISKHCPSCQAQIEKNEGCLHMTCVKCNHDFCWRCLKPWRPTHKDYYNCSAMVSKAAWQEKRFQDYNERCIFHHRAREFATSLRNRVSSISVMPKIRTLTFVLDACKMLEQARKVLAYSCVYSYYNQDTESMDIVEQQTENLELHTNALQILLEETLLQYQDLDSSLQLLKAEHFSAGLELVHQIKQRLFAILWQSTQQDFHVGLQTLADPGQRKVKLSNVPTSVSACVGPKHTISCDSHNLDEGGKEAEDEEYEPQWQEDYDDDDDLDEDNFLFDDESDNLDCDSYFDDDDAYD; this comes from the exons ATGGTGAATGAGAGGCACAATGGCAACCTGCTTGTGCACCTGGGACCCAAACTGCAGGCCTACCCACAGGAGCTGctccggcagcggcggggccgtgACGGCCAGCCCGAGTACCTGATCCAGTGGAGTGTTGTCAGCTTGGAAGAGGGAGCAGTGGGAGGCGATGGTGCCTCCTGTGCAGAGACCAAGCCAGAGAACATCTCCATGTGGATGTCTGCAGAAGAGGTCTGTGCTAGCTGCCCGACACTGCTGGGCAAGAGGAAGCTGGAAGGGCAGTgggtgaaagaggagaaggcAGCCAGCCCATTTGCTGCAGATGTCCCACTGGATGAAGCCTCGTTGCTGGAGATGAAGGCTGATGTCAGGAGCCTGGTGCAGCGAGCCAGGCGGCAGATGGGTGAGAGCGGGGCCCCCGAGTCCTTCATCCTCAACACCATCCACATCCTGAGCGCGTATGCCAGCATTGGCTCGCTGGTGGGTGCCTTCAAGGAGACGGGAGCCCTGGACTTGCTGATGAAGATGCTGTGCCACAAGGAGAAGCAAATCCGCCACAGTGCCAGCAAGATGCTGAGGGCCCTGGCTTCGCATGATGCAG ggagcagagcctATGTCTTGCTGTCCCTGAGCCAGCAGGATGGCATTGAGCAGCACATGGACTTTGACAGTCGCTACACCTTGCTGGAGCTGTTTGCTGAGACAACATCTTCTGAAGAGCACCACATGTCCTTTGAGGGGATTCACATTCCCCAG ATCcctgggaagctgctgtttgTCCTGGTGAAACACTACCTGTGTGTCACTTCTCTCCTGGACAAGCTCAGCAGTGATGtggagcagggagggcagcagcaggactgcaCTGTGCCCAGCCTGCTCCCTGAGGAGAGGAGCCGTGTGAAGCAGGAGTTTGAGTTCAGCATGGCCATGGCAAACCTCATCTTGGAGCTGGCGCACGTGATGGGCTGGGACCACAGCCACAAGCCAGAGCCGCTACCtggacaggagctgcagcctcGCACCACCCGTTCCATCTTCCAGCATGGGGCCACATCCTGCACTGCTGCCCAAATGCCTGGGCTCAGTTCAAATCATGGTCCCCACAAAAAGCAGGGTCGtgccttcctgaccccatcAGACTTTGCAGACCGCAGTGGCTATGTGGAGTACTTAAGGGCAAACCTCCTGCGTGGCATGCGGGTGCGCTTGCTCGAGGACTGTGGTGATGTTAGAGCTGGGGAGGAAGGCGAGTGTCTTCAGAGCACTAACAGCATGCACACAGTACAG GTTTTATGGCAGTCAACAGGTCGGACCTACTGGGTGCATCGGCACATGTTGGAGATCATTTGCTTTGGAGACCAGTGGGAAGATCCTGCTGCTCAGGAAAAAGAATGTAGTCTGATAGAGAGCTCTAATCTAGATACAG tTGCACAGCCGTTTTTCTGCAAGCCCTTTGAGGGGCTGTACTCCCTGCCATACCTGGGGGAGCAGCCGTCCAAGGCTTCAGAGGCCCTGAGCCGTGCCGAGTGGTGGGAGCTGCTCTTCTTCGTGAAGAAGCTGGAAGCACAAGGGCAGAAGGAGATCACCTGTCTCATCCAGCAGGACCAGGAGGAGCAG CTGTCAAAGGTGGATGAAGAAGCCCTGATCCAGCTATCGGTACCTGCGGAGCTGGCCCAGAAGGTGCTGCAGGTCTTGGAGAAGCGGTGCCAGGGCAGCACCCAGCGTAACCTGCGTGGATCCCACATCTACGCCAAATACTTCCTTGGTAGGAGAGCTGAGCAGGAAGGCAGGGTGAGCACTGCAGTGTCCTTGGAgggtgctggctgcaggagcaATGGCCCTGAAACCACAGTGGCCAAGGCAGCAAAGGAAGAGCTTTCCACATCCACAGTGCCACCCCAAGCGCTCACTGCGGTGGCAAAGTCGGATTCCCAGCTGTTCAGCGAGCTCCTTGAGAGGGAAGGGCTGTTCTTCCCAGAGGTGCCAGAGGAGCAGATCAGAG TGCTGGGCAGCTCCGATGAGGCGAGCGAGAGGGGCTCACTGGCCAAGATGGCAGCCGTGGTGGACGTgatccagagcagcagctcagagctggggctgtgcttAGCCGGGCTCAAGCACATCATGAAGATCCTGGAGGAGGAGCCTGAGCCCGAGCCGCGAGTCGGCAAAgtccaggctgggctggggaccagGAGTGTTGG GGAGAAGCTGGTGAAGGTGGTGGTGGAGCTGCTGAGCACTGAGGTGGCAGAGAAGGCCCTGGTGGTGGTGACGCTGCGGCTGCTGGCCATGCTGATGGTGAAATACGACTGGCGTGTGGCATTTGCCACAGAGGGCGGTGTGTGTGCCGTGCTGGCCAGCATGCAGCAGCACGCCTCCTCCGCCCTGGTGCAGCAGGCCGGCCTGGTG GCCCTGAaggtgctggtgggagctgtggcCGGCGAGCCAGGAGGTGCCAGTGGGAAGATCTTGCCCCTGAACCAGGCTGATGCGCAGATGATGCGAGAGATCTTTGCCAGCATTGGCTCTGCTTCCAGCGAGGGCTCGGCAAGCCTGCTGAGTGCCATCCCTGCTGCCGTGAGCACCATGCAGAGAGTGCCAGG gggCTCCTCAGGCGTGCAGAATGGGTTGCTGGTGGTGAACATGCTGATCGATGGCCACCGgggcctggcagagcagctgttGAGCTGTGACCTCCACAcggtgctgcagagctgctggtgggacagGCAGAGCACCGGCTGCCCTCAGGCTATGCTGGCCCTCAGTGCCATCAACCGCTTGGCAGAGCACCGGCTGCCTCTGCGCCTGGAGATGGCAG GCAGAGAGGTGCCACTGGGCCTGGGGGACGTGCAGACactgctgggcagcctgggggACAACAGCACCTTGTCcaaggaggtggtggtggtccTGGAGCGGCAACTCTGTGCCGAAGGCCCCGTCCCCTCTGGTGaggcagcccagctgctgcaggaccacGGGTGCTTCAGGTTGCTGCTGCGCAGCttgaagctgctggggacagagaaggCCATGAGCTTGAGCATCCTCAG GATCCTGAACAAGTTCCTGGAGGGTTACCAGGAGGATGTGCTGCCTTGGCACGAGTGTGTGGAGCCCTGtttgttctccctgagtgcgCACAGCAGCGATGGGGAG CAGGTGGTGCAGGAGGTTGTGGGCTTCTTGCACCGCCTGGCCAGTGCCAGCAAGGACTGCGCCGTGGTGATGTGCCGTGCGGGCTCTCGTGAGGCTCTGGCCAAAGCCCTGGACAAGCACCACACAGCCCCGTCACAGGCACCAGCCCTGCTCGACCTGGTGACCGACTGCGAGAAGTACAGCAGCCTCTGCAGGAAGCTGACAACCAGCATCTTGGCTGGCTGCATCCAG CTGGTGCTGGGGCAGATAGAGGAGCACCGCCGGAGCCAGCAGCCCATCAGCATCCCCTTCTTTGACGTCTTTCTGCGCAACCTGTGCCGAG GCTCCAGCGTGGAGGTGAAGGAGGACAAGTGTTGGGAGAAGGTGCAGGTCTCCTCCAACCCCCACCGGGCCAGCAAGCTGACAGACAGGAACCCCAAGACCTACTGGGAGTCAAACGGCAGCACCGGCTCCCACTTCATCACTGTCCACATGCAGTGTGGGGTGCTGGTCAG GGAGATGAGCATGCTGGTGGCCAGCGAGGACTCCAGCTACATGCCGGCCCGTGTCGTGGTGCTGGGGGGCGACAGCCCAACCACCATCAGAACCGAGCTCAACGCG GTGACCATCCTGCCTTCAGACAGCAGAGTGGTCCTGCTGGAGAACATGACCCGCTTCTGGCCCGTCATCCAGATCCGGGTGAAGCGATGCCAGCAG GGCGGCATTGACACACGTGTGCGTGGCATCGAGGTGCTGGGTCCCAAGCCCACGTTCTGGCCCGTCTTcagggagcagctgtgctggcgAACGTTCCTCTCCTACACTGTTCAGGCTCATGCCTGGTGCCAGGAGATCTGCCAGGACCGGGGACGACTACTGCAGCTCTTTGGCAG ctgctgtTGCAGGCTGAACCAGGCTCTGCGGCACGAGCAGGGCTTTGCCGACCGCTTCCTGCCTGACGATGAGGCAGCCCAGGCCTTGGGCAGGACGTGCTGGGAGGCCCTGGTGAGCCCCTTGGTGCAGAGCATCACCAGCCCAG ACCCCGATGGCATCAGTGCCCTGGCCTGGCTGCTGAGGGAGTACCTGGAGAGTGTGGAGCTGCCCCGCCGCGCCACCAGCCGCAGTGCTGTCTTTGGTTCCCGCGTGCGGCGCCTGACCCAGCTCCTGGTGCACGTGgaccccagcagcacagagccagAGGAGGCGAGAGCAGCTG GCgggcaggagaggaagaacaAGGAGGTGCCAGCCAGGGCTGCGAAGGCGGCGGTGGAGGGGTCGAGCAGCCTGTGGGGCATTTCACAGTGCTGGCGTGGCGTGGTGCAGCAGCAG GTGCAGGGGTTCCTGGAGGTGGCAGGGGAGGCACCAGACTTCGTGGAGCGATACTGTGGGCTGTACCAGCGCCTGCGTGGGGCCACAGAGGAGCTCTTTGGGCAGCAGGCCGCCTTCATGCTGGCCCTGGGCCAGGGCTTTGGGGGGGCTTTGCTGCAGCTCTCCTTCCTCGCCACCCTGCAC GTGAGCGAGCAGTTTGCCCGCTACCTGGACAGGCAgatccaggagctgcagggggctgcgggcagCGTGGGGCcaatgcagcagctgcagcagatccTGGAGCCCTTTGTCGTCTTCAGTGGCCTGGAGCTTGCTCACACCTTTGAGCACTTCTACCG GCACTACCTGGGGGACCGGCTCCTGGCGCAAGGGTCGTCTTGGCTGGAAGGAGCTGTCGTGGAGCAGATTGGGCTGTGCTTCCCCAGCCGCTTCCCCCAGGAGATGCTGAGGAACTTGGCCGAGTCAGAGGAGCTCCAGCAGCAGTTTTACCTCTTccggctgcaggagcaggacaagtggctgctggagctggacaCGGGCCTGGACGAG gtgctggggacagcctCGGTGGCAGATGTGCCGGAGGTGAAGGTGCTGGCCCTGTCCCCACGCTGCTGGCCCGTGTCCCCATTCTGCTACATGGATGAACCTGGGAGGTTTTTCTCAGCTGCCCTGAGGTCCCCTCTGGATGAgtttgctgccttctgcaggcaGA GCCAgagccagctgggctgggagcgcTTGAAGCCTCGGCGGCTGCAGTGGACATGGCTGGGCCATGCCGAGCTGCAGTTTGGAGACTGCGTCCTCCACGTGTCCACCCTGCAGATGTACATCCTGCTGTGTTTCAACAGTGCTGAG gaggtggctgtggAGGCCCTGCTGCAGGCCACCGGGCTCCcggctgagctgctgcaccaCGCTCTGACACCGCTGACCCACAGCGAGGGTGTCCTGGTGCGGAGCTGCACGCCGGGAG GTGTGCTACAGTTGAACCAGGCAGCCCTGGCCTGTGCCTCTGGCCGCCACCTGaggctgctgccccagcagagGTACCTGCGGGTGGAGAAGGCTGACGTCAGCACcctggaaaggaagaggaatgtCCTTTGCTGCCTCATCACTCGCATCCTCAAGGTGGAGAAGCAGCTCCACATTGACAACCTGGTGTTTAGG GTGATTGATGCCTGTCAGAAGGGCGAGTTGTGTCCAGGGCTGCAGTTCTTGAGCTTCTTCTGCCACAGTGTGGACGTGCTGTCCTGTGTCCTGCACTTACTGAACCAGGGCTATCTCCGGCGCCAGGAGGAGAGGCCTCATGTCTTGGAATACATCTCTGCTGAACCCACAACACCTCTTGGGGGCCAGGCACAGATGGTTTTTCAGAGCAGGCCACCAGAGGCATCTCTGGATGATGGCGACACAGACTGCCTATATCG GTGGAATGTGGACTTCCTGATCCAGTGCTATGTGGAGAACCCTGAGACCCTGCTCATCTCCTCGGGGCTGCAAGTGCAGGATGCCCAGCCCCCTCCAAGTCCAGGAACCCACTGCCCAGTCTGTGTGAACCAGCTGTGTCCCACTGAGAAGCCACCAACCCTCTGCTGTATGCACTACTGCTGCAAG CCCTGTTGGAGTGAGTATCTCGCGACTCGCATTGAACAGAACATGGTTGTCAGCTGCACCTGTCCCATATCTGAGTGCTGTGCACAGCCAACTGCAGCTTTCATTTGTTCCATCATTTCCTCCGAAGAGATTATAGCCAAG TATGAAAAAGCCCTCCTCAGAGGCTACGTTGAGTGTTGTTCCAACCTGACATGGTGCACCAACCCTCAGGGCTGTGATCAGATCCTCCTCAAAGATGGACTTGGTTAtggggcagcctgttccaagtgCTCCTGGATATCCTGCTTCAGCTGCAACTTTccagag GCCCATTATCCCGCCAGCTGCAGCCACATGTCTCAGTGGGTGGATGACAATGGGTATTACGAGGGAATGACAAGTGAAGCCCAAAGCAAACATCTGGCAAAGCTCATTTCAAAGCATTGCCCAAGCTGCCAGGCTCAGATAGAGAAAAATGAGGGGTGCCTGCA TATGACGTGTGTGAAGTGTAATCATGACTTCTGTTGGCGTTGCCTCAAGCCCTGGAGGCCAACTCATAAGGATTATTACAACTGCTCTGCTATG GTGAGCAAAGCAGCTTGGCAGGAGAAGCGTTTTCAGGATTACAATGAGAGATGCATCTTTCATCATCGTGCAAGG GAATTTGCCACGAGTCTGAGGAACAGGGTTTCTTCTATCAGTGTGATGCCAAAAATTAGGACT